From the Cyanobacteriota bacterium genome, the window TTGACCAAGCCGCCCGGTTGGTGCGTCAACAAACTCAACAAGCTGATCACAAGGTGATGTTCATTGGCAATGGCGGGAGTGCGGGTATTGCCAGTCATCAGGCAGTTGACTATTGGCGTAATGGTGGATTCCCAGCAGTAGCGTTCAACGATGCTTCGTTACTGACGTGCATTGGTAACGATTTTGGCTATGAGCAGGTGTTTAGTAAGCCAATTTCAATGCTGGGGAAAGCGGGAGATGTGTTAATTGCCATTAGCAGTTCAGGACAATCGGCTAACATCCTAGCTGGTGTTCACCAGGCGCTCTCTCTGGGCTGTAAGGTCATTACCCTGTCAGCGTTTAAGCCAGATAATCCGCTCCGGCAACTAGGGGACTTAAACTTTTACGTGCCGACCTTCTCCTATGGCTTTGCTGAAATTTCTCACCTTGCCATTA encodes:
- a CDS encoding SIS domain-containing protein; the protein is MQRLSSNPFGIEYFQQLAALSEQFQVSDRTNTSLSFSEGIDQAARLVRQQTQQADHKVMFIGNGGSAGIASHQAVDYWRNGGFPAVAFNDASLLTCIGNDFGYEQVFSKPISMLGKAGDVLIAISSSGQSANILAGVHQALSLGCKVITLSAFKPDNPLRQLGDLNFYVPTFSYGFAEISHLAISHCILDGLMKGAIGTLPLAVENQLVSADS